The genomic DNA CCAGCGGCGTGCGGGTCGCCGAAGGCCAGACGCTCAAGGCGTTCGACGCCGATTTCAACCTGATCCCGGATGCCGCCATGACGGCGGCGGCCCTGGCGCTGTACGCCGACGGCCCGTGCCTGCTGCGCAACATCGGCAGCTGGCGCGTGAAGGAAACCGACCGCATCCACGCCATGCAGACCGAGCTCACCAAGCTGGGCGCGACGGTGGCGTCCGGCGAGGACTGGCTGCGCGTGACCCCGCCCGCCGCGGGCACCTGGCGTGACGCGCACATCGGGACCTGGGATGATCACCGCATGGCGATGTGTTTTTCGCTGGCCGCTTTCGGCCCGGCCGCCGTCCGCATCCTGGATCCGGGCTGCGTGGCCAAGACTTTCCCTGATTACTTCGACGTCTACGCCAGCCTGGTTACCGGCTGAGCGGCGTCCCTACCGTATAGCCGCGCCGGCCAGGCGTGGCGATGGATTTGCAATGAACGACAACGCGAGTACGGTTCCCGTCATCGCCATCGACGGTCCCACTGCGTCCGGCAAGGGCACGGTGGCCCACGGCGTGGCCGAGGCCCTGGGCTGGCAGGTGCTGGACAGCGGCGCCCTCTATCGCCTGACCGCCCTGGCCGCGACCCGGCGCGGCGTGGACGAGACCGATGAGGCGGCGCTGGGCCAGGTGGCCCTGGGGCTGGATGTCCTGTTTTCATCCGGGCGTATCTATCTCGACGGCGACGACGTCTGCGAGGCCATCCGCCAGGAAGCCATCGGCAACCTGGCCTCCCGCGTGGCGGCGCTGCCCGCGGTGCGCGCGGCCTTGCTGGCCCGCCAGCGGGCGTTCCGGCAGCCGCCGGGGCTGGTCGCGGACGGCCGCGACATGGGGTCCGTGGTGTTTCCCGATGCGGCCCTGAAGGTGTTTCTGGTGGCCGATGTCGAGGCGCGCGCGGAAAGACGGTGTAAGCAGTTGATCGAAAAGGGAATTTCTGCTAACTTGGCAGACCTTCTGCGCGATATGCGCGAACGCGACGCGCGCGATGCCAATCGCCAGGTCGCGCCGCTCGCTCCCGCGGAAGGCGCCGTGGAGCTCGATTCCTCGAGATTGAGCGCCCGGCAAACCATACAGGCCATCCTGGATCTCTGGAAAGCGCGTGCGCGCTGACCACGGACTCGGCGGGCCAATCTTGGTGAATGGCTGTTAACCCCCCCGTCCTTGCAGGCAGCGATCAACAACCCCGCGGCCGGCAAGGTTTGTGAACTCCACCCGAGCGGTTGAAAGCCGTTCATCGGGTGTGCAAATCTGGGCCTTGCGGCCCAATGGACCCATCTCAATGTCTACTTCCGTACTTGGCGGCGAAAGCTTTGCCGATCTGTTTGCCGAAAGCATCAAGAACCAGGACATGAAGTCCGGTGAGGTCATCAGCGCCGAAGTGGTGCGTATCGACCACAACTTCGTCGTGGTCAACGCCGGCCTGAAGTCCGAAGCCCTGATTCCCCTGGAAGAATTCCTGAACGACCAGGGCGAGCTGGAAGTCAGCCCCGGCGATTTCGTCTCCGTGGCAATCGACTCGCTCGAAAACGGCTACGGCGACACCATCCTGTCGCGCGACCGCGCCAAGCGCCTGTCGGCCTGGCTGTCGCTGGAACAGTCGCTGGACAACAACGAACTGGTCACCGGCACGATCACCGGCAAGGTCAAGGGCGGCCTGACCGTCATGACCAACGGCATCCGCGCCTTCCTGCCCGGTTCGCTGGTCGACCTGCGTCCTGTCAAGGACACGACCCCGTACGAAGGCAAGACCCTCGAATTCAAGGTCATCAAGCTCGATCGCAAGCGCAACAACGTCGTGCTGTCGCGCCGTGCCGTGCTGGAAGCCAGCATGGGCGAAGAGCGCCAGAAGCTGCTCGAGACGCTGCACGAAGGTGCCGTGGTCAAGGGCGTGGTCAAGAACATCACCGACTACGGCGCGTTCGTGGACCTGGGTGGCATCGACGGCCTGCTGCACATCACCGACATGGCATGGCGCCGCGTGCGTCACCCCTCCGAGGTCCTGCAAGTGGGCCAGGAAGTGGAAGCCAAGGTCCTCAAGTTCGACCAGGAAAAGAGCCGCGTCTCGCTGGGCGTCAAGCAACTGGGCGAAGATCCGTGGGTGGGCCTGGCTCGCCGCTACCCGCAAGGCACCCGCCTGTTCGGCAAGGTCACGAACCTCACCGACTACGGCGCGTTCGTTGAAGTGGAAGCCGGCATCGAAGGCCTGGTGCACGTCTCCGAAATGGACTGGACCAACAAGAACGTCGATCCGCGCAAGGTTGTGACCCTGGGCGAAGAAGTCGAAGTCATGGTCCTGGAAATCGACGAAGACCGTCGCCGCATCTCGCTCGGCATGAAGCAGTGCCGCCAGAATCCGTGGGAAGAGTTCTCGACGAACTTCAAGCGCGGTGACAAGGTTCGCGGCGCCATCAAGTCGATCACCGACTTCGGCGTGTTCGTCGGCCTGCAAGGCGGCATCGACGGCCTGGTCCACCTCTCCGACCTGTCGTGGGCCGAAGCTGGCGAAGAAGCCGTCCGCAACTTCAAGAAGGGCGACGAAGTCGAAGCCGTGGTGCTGGGCATCGACGTCGAGAAGGAACGCATCTCGCTGGGCATCAAGCAGCTGGAAGGCGATCCCTTCAACAACTTCGTGGCCACCTACGAGAAGGGCGCTGTCGTCCCCGGTACCGTGAAGTCGGTCGAGCCCAAGGGCGCCGTCGTCACGCTGTCGGTGGAAGTCGAAGGCTACCTGCGCGCTTCCGAACTCTCGGCTGGCCGCGTCGAAGACGCCGGCACGGTCCTGAGCGTGGGCGACAACATCGAAGCCATGATCATCAACGTCGACCGCAAGGCGCGTTCGATCCAGCTGTCGATCAAGGCTCGCGACAACGCGGAAACGGCTGAAACCATCCAGCGCATGTCCGATGCCAGCGCTTCGTCGGGTACGACCAATCTGGGCGCCCTGCTGAAGGCCAAGCTGGATCAACAGCGCAACGACGGTTAAGCGTGACCAAGTCGGAATTGATCGCGGCGCTGGCGGCCCGCTACCCTCAGCTGGCCGCCCGCGATACCGATTACGCCGTCAAGACCGTCCTCGATGCGATGACCCAGGCGCTGGCCGCCGGCCAACGCATCGAGATTCGCGGTTTCGGCAGTTTTTCGTTGTCGCTGCGCGCTCCGCGTGTCGGCCGCAATCCCAAATCGGGAGAGCAGGTGATGGTGCCTGGCAAGCAGGTGCCTCACTTCAAGGCCGGCAAGGAGCTGCGAGAAAAAGTCGATCTTGGTACCGCTGCCGGCCAGCCGGCAGGTTATGTTGAGGAAGTGATCGACACGGTCGATCGCCACATCGAAGCGTAATCCTCGCCGGTGCCTTCCGGCACAAGAAGCCGTCCCACAAGGACGGCTTTTTCAATTCAAACGGGGGCGAAGTAGAATCGCCCTTTATATCTTCGTTGCTCAGCCGGTACGCCAGCGTCGCCCTCGCAAAGGAGGGAGGCACGCGCAGGCGCCTCGGGGTGGGCAGCACTTTGGAGCATCGTCATGCGCTATCTGGTCTGGGCTCTGCGTTTGCTGGTCTTCATCGTCGTGCTCTTGTTCGCGCTGAAGAATACCGGTCCCGTGGCGGTCAACTTCTATGGCGACCATGTCGTCCATGACGTGCCGCTGATCGTCGTGATGCTGACGGTGTTCGTCGTGGGCACGCTGTTCGGCCTGCTGCTGACCGTGCCCGGCGCCTTGCGCCGCCGCCGCGAAGCCGCGCGCCTGCGCCGTGAGATCGAGCGGCTGCAGGCAGCCGTCGCGCCGCCCAATCCCGCCACCGTGGCGCCCGAGACGATCGCCCCGCTCTCGCCCCTCTGAGCGCTGCGCCGCGCGTGCGTGAACGCTGCGCGGCCTGTTTTCCTGTTTCGTCTTTAGCGAGTGTCTTGCCGTGGATTTTGAACCCTGGTGGCTCATTTTCGTGCCCGTGCTTTTCGGCCTGGGCTGGATCGCGGCGCGCGTGGATATCCGGCAGATGCTGTCGGAGAACCGCAGCCTGCCCGACTCCTATTTCCGCGGGCTGAACTTCCTGCTGAATGAGCAGCCCGACCGCGCCATCGACGCGTTCGTCGAAGTGGCCAAGCTGGATCCGGAGACCACCGAGCTGCACTTTGCGCTGGGCAGTCTTTTCCGCCGCCGCGGTGAAATGGAGCGCGCCATCCGCGTGCACCTGAGCCTGCTGGCGCGCGCCGACCTGCCGCAGACGCAGCGGGAACATGCCCAGCACGAGCTGGCGCAGGATTACCTGAAGGCCGGCATGCTGGACCGCGCCGAGGAAGCCTTCGAACTGCTGAAGGACACGCGCTTCGCCTTGCCGGCATTGCGCTCGTTGATCCGCATCTATGAGTCCGAGCACGACTGGTCGCGTGCCATCGAGGCGGTCAAGACGCTGCGCCAATTGGTTGACGAGCCGGTGCCGCAGCGCGTGCACTATCACTGCGAACAGGCGCAATCGGCCCTGGCCGCCAATCCGCCGAACGTCGATCAGGCGCAGGCCGCGCTGGACGCCGCCGAGCACGCCTTGCGCGGCGCCAGCAGCAATGCGGGCAACGTGCCTGCCTCGAGCGTGCGGGTGGCGATGCTGCGGGCACGCCTGGCCGCGCTGGACGGCGATGCCAAGCGCGAACGCCTGCAGCTGGAGTCGGTGCTGTCGGGCTCGCCCGAGTTCGCCGGCCTGGTCGCGGAATCGGTGCTGAACAATTATCGCGCGGCCGGGCAGGCTGCCGAGGGCCTGGCCCTGCTGCAGGCGCAATACGACAAGCACGCCTCGCTGGACCTGTTCAACGTGGTGTTCCGCGAACTGCGTGTGCAGGAAGGCGCGGGCCCGGCCTGGGCATTCGCCCGCAAGGCCTTGCGCCAGAACCCGTCCCTGCTGGGCCTGGATCGCCTGCTCGAGGCCGAACTGGCCGCCAACCCGGGCAGCGCGCCGCAGGAAGGCGTCGTGCCCGGCGCCGACCTGGCCTTGCTGCGCTCGCTCATCCACAAGCACACGCAGCGCCTGGATCGCTATGCGTGCCGCGCCTGCGGCTTCCAGGCGCGCCGCTATTACTGGCAATGCCCCGGCTGCAACGCCTGGGAAACCTACCGGCCCCGCCGCCTGGAAGAATTGGAATGACGTCTTTCCCCATCGAGGCCGTCGCGCGTGCGCGCGTACTGGTCGTCGGCGACGTGATGCTGGACCGCTACTGGTTCGGCGAAGTCGATCGTATTTCCCCTGAGGCGCCCGTGCCGGTGGTGCGGGTCGCCCGCCGTGAAGACCGCCTGGGCGGTGCGGCCAACGTCGCCCGCAACATCGTGGCGCTGGGCGCCCAGGCCAGCCTGCTGGGCGTGGTCGGGCAGGACGAACCGGGCGCGATCATCGCCAGCATGGCCGCCGAGGCGGGCATTCGCGCCGAACTGCCGGCCGATCCGCAGCATCCCACCACGCTGAAGATGCGCGTGCTGGGCCGCCAGCAGCAGCTGTTGCGGGTGGATTTCGAGGAGCACCCGGGCGCCGCGGCGCTGGACGCCCTGGATGCCCGCTACGCCGAGCTGATCGCCAGCCATGACGTGCTGGTCGTGTCCGACTATGCCAAGGGCGCGCTTGCGCGCGTGCAGACCCTGATCGCGCAGGCGCGCGCGGCGGGCGTGCCGGTGCTGGTCGATCCCAAGGGCGATGACTACAGCCGCTACCATGGCGCCGCCCTGGTCACGCCCAACCGGTCCGAGATGCAGCAGGCGGTGGGCGCATGGAGCACCGAAGCGCAACTGGAAAGCCGCGCGCAGGCGCTACGCCAGGAACTCGGCCTGCAGGCCTTGCTGGTAACCCGTTCCGAGCAGGGCATGACCCTGTTCACCGATGCCGGGCGCGATCAC from Orrella dioscoreae includes the following:
- the rpsA gene encoding 30S ribosomal protein S1, whose amino-acid sequence is MSTSVLGGESFADLFAESIKNQDMKSGEVISAEVVRIDHNFVVVNAGLKSEALIPLEEFLNDQGELEVSPGDFVSVAIDSLENGYGDTILSRDRAKRLSAWLSLEQSLDNNELVTGTITGKVKGGLTVMTNGIRAFLPGSLVDLRPVKDTTPYEGKTLEFKVIKLDRKRNNVVLSRRAVLEASMGEERQKLLETLHEGAVVKGVVKNITDYGAFVDLGGIDGLLHITDMAWRRVRHPSEVLQVGQEVEAKVLKFDQEKSRVSLGVKQLGEDPWVGLARRYPQGTRLFGKVTNLTDYGAFVEVEAGIEGLVHVSEMDWTNKNVDPRKVVTLGEEVEVMVLEIDEDRRRISLGMKQCRQNPWEEFSTNFKRGDKVRGAIKSITDFGVFVGLQGGIDGLVHLSDLSWAEAGEEAVRNFKKGDEVEAVVLGIDVEKERISLGIKQLEGDPFNNFVATYEKGAVVPGTVKSVEPKGAVVTLSVEVEGYLRASELSAGRVEDAGTVLSVGDNIEAMIINVDRKARSIQLSIKARDNAETAETIQRMSDASASSGTTNLGALLKAKLDQQRNDG
- a CDS encoding integration host factor subunit beta, encoding MTKSELIAALAARYPQLAARDTDYAVKTVLDAMTQALAAGQRIEIRGFGSFSLSLRAPRVGRNPKSGEQVMVPGKQVPHFKAGKELREKVDLGTAAGQPAGYVEEVIDTVDRHIEA
- the rfaE1 gene encoding D-glycero-beta-D-manno-heptose-7-phosphate kinase, which translates into the protein MTSFPIEAVARARVLVVGDVMLDRYWFGEVDRISPEAPVPVVRVARREDRLGGAANVARNIVALGAQASLLGVVGQDEPGAIIASMAAEAGIRAELPADPQHPTTLKMRVLGRQQQLLRVDFEEHPGAAALDALDARYAELIASHDVLVVSDYAKGALARVQTLIAQARAAGVPVLVDPKGDDYSRYHGAALVTPNRSEMQQAVGAWSTEAQLESRAQALRQELGLQALLVTRSEQGMTLFTDAGRDHVDAQAHEVFDVSGAGDTVLATLAVTRAAGMDWSGAMRWANRAGGIVVGKLGTSIVTAGELS
- the lapB gene encoding lipopolysaccharide assembly protein LapB — its product is MDFEPWWLIFVPVLFGLGWIAARVDIRQMLSENRSLPDSYFRGLNFLLNEQPDRAIDAFVEVAKLDPETTELHFALGSLFRRRGEMERAIRVHLSLLARADLPQTQREHAQHELAQDYLKAGMLDRAEEAFELLKDTRFALPALRSLIRIYESEHDWSRAIEAVKTLRQLVDEPVPQRVHYHCEQAQSALAANPPNVDQAQAALDAAEHALRGASSNAGNVPASSVRVAMLRARLAALDGDAKRERLQLESVLSGSPEFAGLVAESVLNNYRAAGQAAEGLALLQAQYDKHASLDLFNVVFRELRVQEGAGPAWAFARKALRQNPSLLGLDRLLEAELAANPGSAPQEGVVPGADLALLRSLIHKHTQRLDRYACRACGFQARRYYWQCPGCNAWETYRPRRLEELE
- a CDS encoding LapA family protein, with the protein product MRYLVWALRLLVFIVVLLFALKNTGPVAVNFYGDHVVHDVPLIVVMLTVFVVGTLFGLLLTVPGALRRRREAARLRREIERLQAAVAPPNPATVAPETIAPLSPL
- the cmk gene encoding (d)CMP kinase, yielding MNDNASTVPVIAIDGPTASGKGTVAHGVAEALGWQVLDSGALYRLTALAATRRGVDETDEAALGQVALGLDVLFSSGRIYLDGDDVCEAIRQEAIGNLASRVAALPAVRAALLARQRAFRQPPGLVADGRDMGSVVFPDAALKVFLVADVEARAERRCKQLIEKGISANLADLLRDMRERDARDANRQVAPLAPAEGAVELDSSRLSARQTIQAILDLWKARAR